A DNA window from Setaria viridis chromosome 2, Setaria_viridis_v4.0, whole genome shotgun sequence contains the following coding sequences:
- the LOC117842364 gene encoding uncharacterized protein, whose translation MALLLKPKHHLSKAGRILLIRRLCDGSPTPPTPTDPAPPPLTRAETKLLDALHAALLDHRRANPASELPVSPPFDTLPPLSEAVSGLLPSPPSPDLPLHLLRRLLALRRGVPLPEAVAFFHHVVPSQPEHSLPDLYATMIDLLAKHHHFPLARHLLDEMRQRAVPISSQLIRALIRRYVRAEMPSEAADLFRRMDEYGAGAPDSATLASLLAALSKKRLGSEAQSLFDSCKSVFPPDVVLYTAVVHAWCRAGRLDEAERVFAEMQQSGIMPNVYTYTAVIDAMYRAGQVPRAQELLCQMIDSGCPPNTATFNAIMRAHLKAGRSEQVLQVHNQMRQFGCEPDIITYNFLIETHCGKGQGNLDAALKVLAKMTAKGCVPDCHTFNPMFKLVLVLGNIDAARKLYEKMRDLQCKPNVVTYNCLLRLFNQEKSMDMVLRMKKNMDVEGIEPNMHTYAILIEAFCGRGNWKRAHATLKEMIEEKSFKPSKKVRDTVLTLLRKAGQLKKHEELVELMADQGFISRPASDALWTTLSAC comes from the coding sequence ATGGCTCTCCTCCTCAAGCCCAAGCACCACCTCTCCAAGGCCGGACGCATCCTCCTCATCCGCCGCCTCTGCGACGGCTcaccgaccccgccgaccccaacggACCCCGCACCCCCGCCCCTGACCCGCGCTGAGACCAAGCTCCTGGACGCCCTGCACGCGGCGCTCCTCGACCACCGCCGCGCCAACCCGGCATCCGAGCTCCCGGTATCCCCGCCGTTCGACACCCTCCCGCCCCTCTCCGAGGCCGTCTCCGGTCTGCTCCCTTCCCCGCCTTCCCCTGACCTCCCGCTCCACCTCCTACGCCGCCTCCTTGCGCTCCGCCGTGGCGTCCCGCTCCCCGAGGCCGTCGCCTTCTTCCACCACGTCGTCCCCTCCCAACCCGAACATTCCCTCCCCGATCTCTACGCCACCATGATCGACCTGCTCGCCAAGCACCACCATTTCCCTCTCGCGCGCCACCTGCTCGACGAAATGCGCCAGCGAGCCGTCCCCATCTCATCGCAGCTCATCCGCGCCTTGATCCGCCGGTATGTCCGGGCAGAGATGCCGTCGGAGGCAGCCGACCTGTTCCGCCGCATGGACGAGTACGGAGCTGGGGCTCCTGATTCTGCCACACTGGCGTCCCTCCTCGCCGCTCTCTCCAAGAAACGCCTTGGCAGTGAGGCACAGTCACTGTTCGACAGTTGCAAGTCTGTCTTCCCACCGGATGTTGTGCTCTACACGGCAGTGGTGCACGCGTGGTGCCGCGCCGGGCGGCTCGATGAGGCGGAACGAGTGTTTGCAGAGATGCAGCAATCAGGGATCATGCCGAATGTATATACCTACACTGCTGTGATTGATGCAATGTATCGTGCAGGGCAGGTTCCCCGTGCACAGGAGCTCCTGTGCCAGATGATCGATTCTGGGTGCCCGCCAAACACAGCAACGTTCAATGCCATCATGCGGGCGCATCTCAAGGCTGGCCGTTCTGAGCAGGTGCTGCAGGTGCATAACCAGATGCGGCAGTTTGGGTGTGAGCCTGATATTATCACATACAATTTCTTGATAGAGACACATTGTGGGAAGGGGCAGGGCAACCTTGATGCAGCACTGAAGGTTCTTGCAAAAATGACAGCAAAAGGGTGTGTTCCTGACTGCCACACGTTCAATCCCATGTTCAAGCTGGTGCTTGTGCTCGGCAACATTGATGCTGCGCGGAAGTTGTATGAAAAGATGAGGGACCTACAATGCAAGCCAAATGTCGTGACATATAATTGCCTTCTAAGATTGTTCAATCAGGAGAAGTCAATGGATATGGTTCTAAGGATGAAAAAGAACATGGATGTGGAAGGAATCGAGCCAAACATGCACACATATGCAATTCTGATTGAGGCATTTTGTGGGAGAGGGAACTGGAAACGTGCACACGCAACACTAAAGGAAATGATCGAGGAGAAGTCCTTTAAACCCTCAAAGAAGGTGCGTGATACGGTATTGACCCTTTTGAGGAAGGCTGGACAGCTCAAGAAGCATGAAGAGCTTGTTGAATTGATGGCTGACCAGGGTTTCATTAGCCGCCCGGCAAGTGATGCACTGTGGACCACACTGTCGGCTTGctga
- the LOC117842672 gene encoding uncharacterized protein At1g76070: MEKKQRKHARSRSFTGAGLASFFRSTVASFSSTFPSRGRSSFNHRNAFSGPIVSIVPPEARGGSRRKPRSGYRTPEPSSPKVSCIGQIKRSGSRRQKKVNPCGKNGGACPLPPRHPAAEGTTTKPCGRPRGSLVKRMSFFRRSRSRSRSRSSSSSKDGFCNGTSCAFPAAAAPAPAPAGLGQMKRFTSGRAAFQDFDWREEEERRSRDSDEEEEDEGFVAYSAPLTLGGGVVASEPRKEVNLWRRRPMAPPTPLQLH; this comes from the coding sequence ATGGAGAAGAAGCAGAGGAAGCACGCGAGGTCCAGGAGCTTCACAGGCGCCGGGCTGGCCTCCTTCTTCCGTTCGACCGTCGcgtccttctcctccaccttcccGTCCCGCGGCAGGTCCTCCTTCAACCACCGCAACGCCTTCTCGGGGCCCATCGTCTCCATCGTCCCGCCGGAGGCCCGCGGCGGGAGCAGGAGGAAGCCGCGGTCGGGGTACCGGACGCCCGAGCCGTCCTCGCCCAAGGTGTCCTGCATCGGCCAGATCAAGCGGAGCGGCTCCAGGCGCCAGAAGAAGGTCAACCCGTGCGGCAAGAACGGCGGCGCctgcccgctgccgccgcggcatccggcggcggaggggacgaCGACGAAGCCCTGCGGCAGGCCCAGGGGCTCGCTCGTGAAGCGCATGTCCTTCTTCCGTCGCAGCAGGTCGCGGTCGCGGTCCAGGTCGTCTTCGTCGTCGAAGGATGGGTTCTGTAACGGGACCAGCTGCGccttcccggcggcggccgccccggcgccggcgccggcggggctcGGGCAGATGAAGCGGTTCACGAGCGGTCGCGCGGCGTTCCAGGACTTCGactggcgggaggaggaggagaggaggagccgTGACAGTGAcgaagaggaagaggacgaggGGTTCGTGGCGTACTCAGCGCCGCTGACGCTCGGCGGTGGGGTGGTGGCGTCCGAGCCGAGGAAGGAGGTGAACCTGTGGAGGCGGCGCCCCATGGCTCCTCCCACTCCGCTCCAGCTTCATTAG
- the LOC117843879 gene encoding phospholipase D delta, producing MASSAGGESPAKPKTVLLHGDLDLWIKEARLLPNMDLFSEQVRRCFAACRPPTSCGPKHPPAAAVPRGGSGGRHHHHRKIITSDPYVTLSVSGAVVARTAVIPNNQDPVWEERFAVPLAHRATALEFQVKDNDTFGAQLIGTVTVPADIVASGEEVEDWYPIIGTNGKPYKPDTALCLRFRFQPIAENPAYRRGIPGDPERKGIKDSYFPLRHGGQVTLYQDAHVREGDLPEIELEDGKMFEHNACWEDICHAILEAHHMIYIVGWSVYDKVRLVRERSPSRPLPEGGDLTLGELLKFKSQEGVRVCLLVWDDKTSHDKFLFKTGGVMATHDEDTRKFFKHSSVICVLSPRYASNKLSIFKQQVVGTLFTHHQKCVLVDTQAWGNKRKVTAFIGGLDLCDGRYDTPEHRLFKDLDTVFHNDYHNPTFSAGAKGPRQPWHDLHCRIDGPAAYDVLTNFEQRWRKATKWRDRFRRVSHWKDDALIKLERISWILSPSRNVPNDHPSLWVSKEEDRENWHVQVFRSIDSGSLKGFPSDCKEASKLNLVCRKNLVIDKSIHTAYVRAIRSAQHFIYIENQYFLGSSYAWPSYVNSGADNLIPIELALKIASKIRAGERFAVYVVIPMWPEGVPTAASVQEILFFQAQTMEMMYKIIADELKAMDIKDMHPQDYLNFFCLGNREEPSSNGSPESEKSTDKSAAALATKYRRFMIYVHAKGMIVDDEYVILGSANINQRSLAGSRDTEIAMGAYQPYHAWSTKNRHPHGQVYGYRTSLWAEHLGMVDDRFKDPSSLDCVRFVNQIAVENWQRFTAEEIRTLQGHLLKYPVNVEDDGKIGPLPDQENFPDVGGKILGAPTSLPDSLTM from the exons atggcgtcgtCAGCCGGCGGCGAGTCTCCGGCGAAGCCCAAGACCGTGCTCCTGCACGGCGACCTCGACCTCTGGATCAAAGAGGCGCGCCTGCTGCCCAACATGGACCTCTTCTCCGAGCAGGTCCGCCGGTGCTTCGCCGCCTGCCGACCGCCCACCTCCTGCGGGCCCAAgcacccacccgccgccgccgtcccccgcggcggctccggcggccgccaccaccaccaccggaagATCATCACCAGCGACCCCTACGTCACGCTCTCCGTCTCCGGCGCCGTGGTGGCGCGCACCGCCGTCATTCCCAACAACCAGGACCCCGTCTGGGAGGAGCGCTTCGCCGTGCCGCTCGCGCACCGCGCCACAGCGCTCGAGTTCCAGGTCAAGGACAACGACACCTTCGGCGCGCAGCTCATCGGCACCGTCACCGTCCCAGCCGACATCGTCGCCAGCGGCGAGGAGGTCGAGGACTGGTACCCCATCATCGGCACCAACGGTAAGCCGTACAAGCCCGACACCGCGCTGTGCCTCCGCTTCCGGTTCCAGCCCATCGCCGAGAACCCGGCTTACCGGCGCGGCATCCCCGGCGACCCCGAGCGCAAGGGCATCAAGGACTCCTACTTCCCGCTCCGCCACGGCGGTCAGGTGACGCTGTACCAGGACGCGCACGTCAGGGAAGGGGACCTGCCGGAGATTGAGCTCGAGGACGGCAAGATGTTCGAGCACAACGCGTGCTGGGAGGACATCTGCCACGCCATCCTAGAGGCACACCACATGATATACATCGTCGGCTGGTCGGTGTATGACAAGGTGCGGCTTGTGCGTGAgcggtcgccgtcgcggccaTTGCCTGAGGGTGGCGACCTTACACTTGGAGAGCTGCTCAAGTTCAAGTCGCAGGAGGGCGTCAGAGTGTGCCTGCTCGTGTGGGATGACAAAACTTCGCATGACAAGTTTTTATTCAAGACG GGTGGAGTTATGGCAACTCATGATGAGGATACTCGAAAGTTTTTCAAGCATTCCTCAGTCATCTGTGTTCTTTCTCCTCGATATGCTAGCAATAAGCTGAGCATTTTCAAACAGCAG GTTGTTGGGACTTTGTTTACACACCATCAAAAATGCGTGCTGGTTGATACACAAGCATGGGGAAACAAGCGGAAGGTTACAGCTTTCATCGGGGGCCTAGATCTTTGTGATGGCCGCTATGACACACCCGAACACAGGCTTTTCAAAGATCTTGACACAGTATTTCATAATGATTATCATAACCCTACATTTTCG GCAGGTGCAAAAGGACCTAGACAACCATGGCATGATTTACATTGCAGGATTGATGGTCCCGCTGCATACGATGTCTTGACAAATTTTGAACAGCGGTGGCGAAAGGCAACAAAATGGCGTGACCGTTTTAGAAGAGTATCTCATTGGAAAGATGATGCTTTAATTAAGCTGGAGCGTATCTCATGGATACTAAGCCCTTCACGTAATGTTCCAAATGATCATCCTAGTTTGTGGGtttcaaaagaagaagatcGTGAAAATTGGCATGTTCAG GTATTCCGGTCAATCGATTCTGGTTCTTTAAAAGGATTTCCTAGTGATTGCAAAGAGGCATCAAAGCTG AATCTTGTGTGCCGTAAGAACCTGGTAATTGATAAGAGCATCCACACTGCATATGTCCGGGCAATCAGATCTGCACAGCATTTTATTTATATCGAGAACCAATACTTTCTTGGTTCTTCATATGCTTGGCCATCCTATGTGAATTCAG GTGCTGATAATCTGATACCAATAGAATTGGCCCTCAAAATTGCAAGTAAGATTAGAGCAGGAGAACGCTTTGCAGTGTATGTAGTGATACCAATGTGGCCTGAAGGAGTCCCTACTGCAGCATCTGTGCAAGAAATCCTTTTCTTTCAG GCCCAGACAATGGAGATGATgtataaaataattgcagatgAACTCAAGGCCATGGACATTAAGGATATGCACCCTCAAGATTACTTGAACTTCTTTTGTCTTGGAAACCGGGAAGAACCATCATCAAACGGCAGCCCGGAATCAGAGAAGTCTACAGATAAAAGTGCAGCG GCCTTAGCTACAAAATATCGACGGTTCATGATCTACGTTCATGCCAAAGGGATGATTGTGGATGATGAGTACGTCATTCTGGGTTCAGCAAACATCAACCAGAGATCCCTGGCCGGTTCTAGAGATACTGAAATTGCAATGGGGGCATACCAGCCTTATCACGCATGGTCTACAAAGAATAGACATCCTCACGGCCAG GTATATGGATACAGAACATCTCTCTGGGCAGAGCACCTTGGAATGGTTGATGATCGCTTCAAGGATCCTTCAAGTTTGGATTGTGTAAGGTTTGTGAATCAAATAGCTGTAGAGAACTGGCAAAGGTTTACAGCCGAAGAAATTAGAACATTACAAGGGCACCTCCTCAAGTACCCAGTCAATGTGGAGGATGATGGTAAGATCGGCCCGCTTCCAGACCAAGAAAACTTTCCTGATGTTGGCGGCAAGATTCTCGGAGCTCCAACTTCACTTCCTGATTCGCTGACCATGTAG
- the LOC117844359 gene encoding pentatricopeptide repeat-containing protein CRR2, chloroplastic has translation MQMQRRYSTTMTPRANPLPRRHLRPGARRFVAAGLVARYAALGGAGVAVARQVFDRAPHRDAFLWNVMLQGYARAGPPHARQAVALVARMRASTGAPAAANHYTYTFVVKACAAAGDDDDDAGRAGRAVHALAVGAGFDLDAFVANALVAFYARLGDVAAARKVFDVAAAKDVVSWNSMIAGYAQNGRSDEAVALLRSMARRGATCRPDLVTLVAVLPACAASAAVREGLWAHSYAVKNAFRVGDGALASGLIAMYAACGRLDTARAVFDRAPCRSQAVYSSMIQAYGSHGHGVEALDLFHLMLANGVAPDGVCFVSVLSACAHGGLVDDGLRVFDTMGDHGVEKRQVHYACVVDLLGRAGQLTQALGVVESMPFQPGKDVWGALLGACRLHDDMELAERAAERLLVLDPGNAGRYAALAQMYDDAGRWDDASRVRRLMRDRGANKPLASSIVEGHMDAVF, from the exons ATGCAGATGCAGAGACGCTACTCCACCACCATG ACGCCTCGCGCAAATCCACTCCCACGTCGTCACCTCCGGCCTGGAGCGCGCCGCTTCGTGGCCGCCGGCCTCGTCGCGCGCTACGCCGCGCTGGGCGGCGCTGGCGTGGCGGTCGCGCGCCAGGTGTTCGACCGCGCGCCCCACAGGGACGCCTTCCTCTGGAACGTCATGCTCCAGGGCTACGCGCGGGCCGGACCGCCACACGCGCGACAGGCCGTCGCGCTGGTCGCGCGCATGCGCGCGAGCACCGGGGCGCCCGCGGCCGCGAACCACTACACGTACACGTTCGTCGTCAAGGCGTGCGCCGCCGctggggacgacgacgacgacgccgggcgCGCCGGCCGGGCCGTGCACGCGCTCGCGGTCGGAGCCGGGTTCGACCTCGACGCCTTCGTGGCCAACGCGCTCGTCGCGTTCTACGCCAGGCTCGGCGACGTGGCGGCAGCGAGGAAGGTGTTCGACGTGGCCGCCGCGAAGGACGTCGTGAGCTGGAACTCGATGATCGCCGGGTACGCCCAGAACGGGCGCTCGGACGAGGCGGTCGCGCTGCTCCGTtccatggcgcggcgcggcgcgacgTGCCGGCCAGACCTCGTCACCTTAGTCGCCGTGCTCCCGGCctgcgcggcgtcggcggccgtcCGCGAAGGCCTGTGGGCGCATTCGTACGCCGTAAAGAATGCCTTTCGCGTGGGCGACGGTGCGTTGGCAAGCGGGCTCATTGCCATGTACGCCGCGTGCGGCCGGCTTGACACCGCCCGGGCCGTCTTCGACCGCGCGCCGTGCCGGAGCCAAGCCGTGTACAGCTCAATGATCCAGGCTTACGGGagccacggccacggcgtcgAGGCACTGGACCTGTTCCACCTTATGCTGGCGAACGGCGTCGCCCCCGACGGCGTCTGCTTCGTGTCCGTGCTCTCGGCTTGCGCGCACGGCGGGCTGGTCGACGACGGGCTCAGGGTCTTCGACACGATGGGAGACCACGGCGTGGAGAAGCGGCAGGTGCACTACGCCTGCGTGGTCGACCTGCTCGGCCGCGCCGGGCAGCTGACCCAGGCGCTCGGGGTCGTCGAGTCCATGCCGTTTCAGCCGGGGAAAGACGTCTGGGGCGCGCTGCTCGGCGCTTGCCGGCTGCACGACGACATGGAGCTTGCGGAGCGTGCGGCGGAGCGCCTGCTCGTCCTCGACCCAGGGAACGCTGGCCGGTACGCTGCGTTGGCTCAGATGTACGACGACGCCGGGAGGTGGGACGACGCGTCGAGGGTGAGGAGATTGATGCGGGATCGAGGGGCAAACAAGCCACTTGCAAGCAGTATTGTTGAGGGACACATGGACGCAGTATTCTAA
- the LOC117843880 gene encoding ornithine decarboxylase, which produces MVGSSPMQAVLVAPGVKDRKMLVGFKGDALKDKDAVAGFIRSILATSSPAQRSAFHVFDLTKVVDLFMAWNAAFCDVRPYYAVKCNPEPALVGALAALGTGFDCASRSEIEAVLALGVQPRNIVYANPCKPEPHLEYAAEVGVNLTTYDSVEEVAKVKRCHPSCELLLRLKGPDGGKAKVDLGIKYGALADEVVPLLRAAQCAGLNVAGVSFHVGTGASCIDVYRGAIELSRAAFDAANALGMPPMRILDIGGGFMAGSTFDDAAAVINNALAQHFGDLPCVEVIGEPGRYFAETAFTLAARVIGKRTRGEVREYWIDDGVYGSLNCILMDYYVPRPRPLATPRPGEKTHTSTVFGPTCDSLDTVVTGYQLPEMRVGDWLVFDDMGAYTTAAGSKFNGFDTSDIKVYVAYSS; this is translated from the coding sequence ATGGTTGGGAGCAGCCCAATGCAGGCGGTGCTGGTGGCCCCCGGCGTCAAGGACAGGAAGATGCTCGTCGGTTTCAAGGGCGATGCGCTCAAGGACAAGGACGCCGTCGCCGGCTTCATCCGCTCCATCCTCGCCACGTCAAGCCCCGCCCAGCGGAGCGCCTTCCACGTCTTTGACCTCACCAAGGTCGTCGACCTCTTCATGGCTTGGAACGCCGCCTTCTGCGACGTGCGGCCCTACTACGCCGTCAAGTGCAATCCCGAGCCGGCGCTCGTCGGCGCGCTTGCCGCGCTCGGCACGGGCTTCGACTGCGCCAGCCGCTCCGAGATCGAGGCCGTGCTCGCGCTCGGCGTCCAGCCACGCAACATCGTCTACGCCAACCCCTGCAAGCCCGAGCCACACCTCGAGTACGCCGCGGAGGTCGGCGTCAACCTCACCACCTACGACTCCGTGGAGGAGGTGGCCAAGGTCAAGCGCTGCCACCCCAGCTGCGAGCTCCTCCTTCGCCTCAAGGGCCCCGACGGTGGCAAGGCCAAGGTTGACCTGGGGATCAAGTACGGGGCGCTCGCCGACGAGGTCGTGCCGCTCCTGCGCGCCGCCCAGTGCGCAGGGCTCAACGTCGCCGGCGTCTCCTTCCACGTCGGGACCGGCGCGTCCTGTATAGACGTGTACCGCGGTGCCATCGAGTTATCGCGCGCCGCGTTCGACGCGGCGAATGCCCTCGGCATGCCGCCCATGCGCATCCTCGACATCGGAGGTGGCTTCATGGCCGGCTCTACAttcgacgacgcggcggcggtgatcAACAACGCGCTCGCGCAGCACTTCGGCGACCTGCCATGCGTGGAGGTGATTGGAGAGCCCGGGAGGTACTTCGCCGAGACGGCGTTCACGCTCGCCGCGCGCGTCATCGGGAAGCGCACCCGCGGCGAGGTGCGCGAGTACTGGATCGATGACGGCGTCTACGGCTCGCTCAACTGCATCCTCATGGACTACTACGTGCCGCGGCCGAGGCCGCTGGCCACCCCGCGCCCCGGCGAGAAGACGCACACGTCTACGGTGTTCGGGCCGACGTGCGACTCCCTCGACACGGTGGTGACCGGGTACCAGCTTCCGGAGATGCGCGTGGGCGACTGGCTCGTCTTCGACGACATGGGCGCCTATACCACAGCGGCCGGTTCCAAGTTCAACGGCTTCGACACGTCGGACATAAAGGTCTACGTGGCGTACTCGAGCTGA
- the LOC117845657 gene encoding ornithine decarboxylase 1B, chloroplastic, with amino-acid sequence MVGSNPMQAVLVAPGVKDRKVLAFERSGALKDKDAATGLVRAILAANPAQRSAFYVFDLAKVIDLFRAWRRALAGVRPCYAVKCNPDPALLGALAALGAGFDCASRAEIEAVLALGVHPRDIVYANPCKPEGHLEYAAEVGVSLATYDSEEEVAKVKRCHPGCELLLRLKGPDGGDVRVDLGTKYGAHADEVVPLLRAAQRAGISVAGVSFHVGSGATNLGVYRGAIQAARAAFDAAAALGMPPMRILDIGGGFVSGPTFDDAAAVINDALAQHFGDLPCVEVIGEPGRYFAETALTLAARVIGKRTRGEVREYWIDDGLYGSLNCIIMDHYVPTPRPLASPRPGEKTYTSTVFGPTCDSLDTVVTGYQLPEMSVGDWLVFDDMGAYTTGAGSNFNGFATSDIKIYVAYSS; translated from the coding sequence ATGGTTGGGAGCAACCCAATGCAGGCGGTGCTGGTGGCCCCCGGCGTCAAGGACAGGAAGGTGCTCGCGTTCGAGCGCAGCGGCGCGCTCAAGGACAAGGACGCCGCCACCGGTCTCGTCCGCGCCATACTCGCCGCCAACCCGGCCCAGCGGAGCGCCTTCTACGTCTTCGACCTCGCCAAGGTCATCGACCTCTTCAGGGCCTGGCGCCGCGCGCTCGCGGGCGTGCGCCCGTGCTACGCCGTCAAGTGCAACCCGGACCCGGCGCTCCTCGGCGCGCTCGCGGCCCTCGGCGCGGGATTTGACTGCGCCAGCCGCGCCGAGATCGAGGCCGTGCTCGCGCTCGGTGTCCACCCCCGCGACATCGTCTACGCCAACCCCTGCAAGCCCGAGGGGCACCTCGAGTACGCCGCGGAGGTCGGCGTCAGCCTCGCCACCTACGActccgaggaggaggtggcaaaGGTCAAGCGCTGCCACCCCGGCTGCGAGCTCCTGCTCCGCCTCAAGGgccccgacggcggcgacgtcaGGGTCGACCTGGGCACCAAGTACGGCGCGCACGCCGACGAGGTCGTGCCGCTCCTGCGCGCCGCCCAGCGCGCGGGGATAAGCGTGGCTGGCGTCTCCTTCCACGTCGGGAGCGGCGCCACCAACCTCGGCGTCTACCGCGGGGCCATCcaggccgcgcgcgcggcgttcgacgccgccgccgccctcggcatGCCGCCCATGCGCATCCTCGACATCGGCGGCGGGTTCGTGTCCGGCCCCACCttcgacgacgcggcggcggtcaTCAACGACGCGCTCGCGCAGCACTTCGGGGACCTGCCGTGCGTCGAGGTCATCGGCGAGCCCGGCCGCTACTTCGCCGAGACGGCGTTGACGCTCGCCGCGCGTGTCATCGGGAAGCGCACCCGCGGCGAGGTGCGCGAGTACTGGATCGACGACGGGCTCTACGGCTCGCTCAACTGCATCATCATGGACCACTACGTGCCGACCCCGAGGCCGCTCGCCAGCCCGCGCCCTGGCGAGAAGACATACACTTCGACGGTGTTCGGGCCAACGTGCGACTCCCTCGACACGGTGGTGACCGGGTACCAGCTGCCGGAGATGAGCGTCGGCGACTGGCTCGTCTTCGACGACATGGGCGCCTACACCACCGGGGCCGGTTCCAACTTCAACGGCTTCGCCACGTCGGACATAAAGATCTATGTTGCATACTCCAGCTGA